The following proteins come from a genomic window of Gynuella sunshinyii YC6258:
- a CDS encoding TRAP transporter small permease subunit: MPIILKKYVKTVEAVNRVVGRMAMYIIFVMIGILLYSSITQAFFVPPMWTLEMAQFTMVAYYLLGGAYSMQLGDHVRMDLIYGRWSDRTKAWVDTFTILFLVFYLVMLLVGGWSSTSYALEYGERSYSSWRPYMAPIKIIACIGIFLMLLQAIAEFFKDIARIRGEQI, from the coding sequence ATGCCCATAATACTCAAAAAATATGTCAAAACGGTTGAAGCCGTTAACCGCGTGGTAGGCCGCATGGCCATGTATATCATCTTCGTCATGATCGGCATTTTGCTGTACTCATCCATTACTCAGGCGTTTTTTGTGCCACCGATGTGGACCCTGGAAATGGCTCAGTTCACCATGGTTGCCTACTACCTGCTTGGAGGAGCCTACTCCATGCAACTGGGTGATCATGTGCGCATGGACCTGATATATGGCCGCTGGTCGGACCGAACCAAAGCCTGGGTCGATACCTTCACCATACTATTTCTCGTTTTCTATCTGGTCATGTTGTTAGTCGGAGGCTGGTCCAGCACCTCGTATGCACTGGAATATGGAGAGCGCAGTTACTCCTCATGGCGGCCATATATGGCACCCATAAAAATCATTGCCTGTATTGGAATTTTTCTCATGCTGCTGCAGGCCATCGCCGAGTTTTTTAAAGATATCGCCCGAATCAGGGGAGAACAGATTTAA
- a CDS encoding TRAP transporter large permease — protein sequence MSYEMIALLMFASMMLMMMTGQRVFAAIGFVAVVAALSMWGTGGSEMGFSAAMKLMKWYPLLTLPLFIYMGFMLSESGIANDLYDMFHVWFGSLRGGLAIGTIILMVVVSAMNGLSVAGMAIGATIAMPELLRRGYDKIMVTGVIQAGSSLGILVPPSVVLVLYGMIARQPVSQLWMAGVFPGLIMASMFVIYVVIRCRIQPELGPVLDSEERDIPLSKKLSLLKAGILPLLIFFLMTGLFLMGITSLVESSAVGAVAATVAALIKRRLTRQVMEDTLRKTLGISCMFMWIILAAMCFGSVFDGLGAVRAIKSLFLEQLGLSPWEVLILMQLSFIIMGTFLDDTAMLVIVAPLYIPLVAAMNFNLIWYGVLYTITCQIAYMTPPFGYNLFLMKAMAPAQVELKDIYQSVTPFVAIMILALMLIMVFPQLALWLPTQYYGG from the coding sequence ATGAGTTATGAAATGATCGCATTGCTCATGTTTGCATCCATGATGCTCATGATGATGACCGGACAAAGAGTGTTTGCCGCCATTGGTTTCGTTGCAGTGGTGGCGGCACTATCCATGTGGGGTACCGGCGGCTCAGAAATGGGGTTTTCCGCTGCCATGAAATTAATGAAATGGTATCCCCTGCTGACTCTGCCCTTGTTCATCTACATGGGTTTTATGTTATCGGAATCAGGTATCGCTAATGACCTCTATGACATGTTTCACGTGTGGTTTGGTTCATTACGGGGTGGCCTGGCTATCGGCACCATTATATTGATGGTCGTGGTCTCGGCAATGAACGGGCTCAGTGTGGCCGGCATGGCGATTGGTGCCACCATTGCCATGCCGGAACTGTTACGCCGCGGTTACGATAAAATCATGGTGACCGGTGTCATTCAGGCCGGCAGCTCGCTTGGCATTCTGGTACCTCCCAGCGTGGTACTGGTGCTCTATGGCATGATCGCCCGTCAACCCGTCAGTCAGCTGTGGATGGCCGGAGTATTCCCTGGCCTGATCATGGCTTCCATGTTCGTGATTTATGTTGTGATACGCTGTCGTATTCAGCCGGAACTGGGGCCGGTACTGGATTCAGAAGAACGTGATATTCCTCTGTCCAAAAAACTTTCGTTATTAAAAGCTGGCATTTTACCGTTACTGATATTTTTTCTGATGACCGGTTTGTTTCTGATGGGCATCACCAGTCTGGTGGAAAGCTCTGCAGTCGGAGCGGTGGCAGCCACCGTCGCCGCACTCATTAAACGTCGCCTGACACGTCAGGTCATGGAGGATACCTTGCGCAAAACCCTGGGTATCAGCTGCATGTTCATGTGGATCATTCTGGCGGCCATGTGTTTTGGTTCAGTGTTCGATGGTCTTGGTGCAGTACGAGCCATCAAGAGCCTGTTTCTGGAACAGCTCGGACTGAGCCCCTGGGAAGTGCTGATCCTGATGCAGCTCTCTTTTATTATCATGGGAACTTTTTTGGACGATACCGCCATGCTGGTCATCGTCGCACCGTTGTACATACCGCTGGTGGCCGCCATGAATTTCAATCTGATCTGGTATGGCGTGCTCTACACCATCACCTGCCAGATCGCCTATATGACACCGCCATTTGGCTACAACCTGTTTCTGATGAAAGCCATGGCTCCGGCGCAGGTAGAACTCAAGGACATTTACCAGTCAGTCACCCCATTTGTGGCCATCATGATTCTCGCTTTAATGCTGATCATGGTGTTCCCGCAACTGGCGCTGTGGCTACCAACCCAATATTACGGCGGATAA
- the dctP gene encoding TRAP transporter substrate-binding protein DctP: protein MTNRRNFLKKAGVVGAATAIGAPAIKASPSKIKWRFQTYAGPALAEFVIKPSIDAFNKVANGEMEIELFYADQLVPTGELFRAMQKGTIDAVQSDDDSIAAPVDISVFGGYFPFATRYSLDVPVLFEQYGLKQIWEEAYSEVKGVTWLGAGAWDPCNFATKDPINSLEDLKGKRIFTFPTAGRFLSRFGVVPVTLPWEDAEVALQTGELDGLAWSGITEDYTSGWANATNYFLTNNISGAWIGSYFANSKSWDALPEDLQTLFKLCMNSSHYHRQHWYWGGEAKLRTEGTKMKLTTIADAEWAKVEAEAHKFWDEVAKTSDRCARVVKILKEYNAAMDKAGPPYRYS, encoded by the coding sequence ATGACGAACAGACGCAACTTTCTTAAAAAAGCAGGCGTTGTGGGAGCCGCCACCGCCATCGGTGCACCGGCCATTAAAGCCTCACCCAGCAAAATCAAATGGCGCTTTCAGACCTATGCCGGACCGGCACTGGCAGAATTCGTGATCAAACCTTCCATCGACGCCTTCAATAAAGTCGCCAATGGTGAAATGGAAATAGAACTGTTTTATGCCGACCAGCTGGTACCGACCGGGGAACTGTTCCGGGCCATGCAGAAAGGCACCATCGATGCCGTGCAGTCAGACGATGACTCCATCGCTGCACCGGTGGATATTTCTGTCTTTGGCGGCTACTTTCCGTTTGCCACCCGCTACAGCCTGGATGTTCCGGTACTGTTTGAACAATACGGACTAAAGCAGATCTGGGAAGAAGCCTACAGTGAAGTAAAAGGCGTTACCTGGCTGGGTGCCGGTGCCTGGGACCCCTGTAACTTTGCCACCAAAGATCCCATCAACAGCCTCGAAGACCTCAAAGGCAAACGCATCTTCACATTCCCAACCGCCGGCCGATTCCTGTCACGCTTTGGCGTGGTACCGGTCACCCTGCCCTGGGAAGATGCCGAAGTGGCCTTACAGACTGGTGAACTGGATGGCCTGGCGTGGTCCGGTATCACTGAAGACTATACCTCCGGCTGGGCTAACGCGACCAACTACTTCCTGACCAACAATATCTCCGGCGCGTGGATCGGTTCGTATTTTGCCAATAGCAAAAGCTGGGATGCTCTGCCGGAAGACCTGCAAACCCTGTTCAAACTGTGTATGAACAGCTCGCATTATCACCGTCAACACTGGTACTGGGGTGGTGAAGCAAAACTCCGAACCGAAGGCACCAAAATGAAACTTACCACCATCGCCGATGCCGAATGGGCCAAGGTGGAAGCCGAAGCGCACAAATTCTGGGATGAAGTAGCCAAGACCAGTGACCGCTGCGCCAGGGTGGTTAAAATTCTCAAGGAATATAACGCCGCCATGGACAAAGCCGGTCCGCCATACCGTTATTCCTGA
- the xrtE gene encoding exosortase E/protease, VPEID-CTERM system: MHTNNTVPPQHPSQHHSTIIIATLLLLLAGEILFISQTFDAYLLFKRQNLSLWQEIFGQLGRFAKVLTLTIVLVIIQLKARLPEYWQQLNEQFSGRTLLYSLPLHGLSYAALLYFCSRLFTGLDQSIGNIDYFGWLFTAAFTFGFWLMSICRFGFVMQFLKQEKYPLLIAITISLMVWLFTTGTSALWDPLSEGTFTLSAIWLALFNPDLVVVYPNAKILGLGDFVVNIAAACSGYEGIGLITAFTGIYLYLHKGEFRYPHSLLLFPLGITVIWLLNSVRIALLVWVGYYWSKDIAVGGFHSQAGWIMFILTSLLLLWVAGSIRYFRYPTARAVKTVSTDNVPVATLMPMIVLLAVSILTSAFISDFDWLYPLRVIAVVIVLVKYWSRLSLLPYRPGWEPLAAGILVAILWVLLVPQNPEYNNTFQTALDNSSNGIAWGWLLIRFLGAAVTVPIAEELAFRAYLLCRLSRSEVTLRGQINITWVAVAVSSLAFGALHGAWLAGTLAGVIYAVVRMRSDSISAPIVAHSLTNALLFVIALISGYWGLI, from the coding sequence TTGCATACAAACAATACCGTTCCGCCCCAACACCCCTCGCAGCATCATTCCACCATCATTATTGCCACGCTGTTATTACTATTGGCCGGTGAAATCTTATTTATCAGCCAGACCTTTGATGCCTACCTGTTATTCAAACGACAGAACCTCAGTCTCTGGCAGGAAATCTTCGGTCAGCTGGGCCGGTTTGCCAAAGTTCTGACCTTAACTATCGTACTGGTCATCATCCAATTAAAAGCACGTCTGCCGGAATACTGGCAGCAGCTCAATGAACAGTTTTCCGGCAGAACACTGCTCTATTCTCTCCCCCTGCACGGACTCAGTTATGCCGCGCTGCTGTACTTCTGCAGCCGACTGTTTACCGGACTGGATCAATCCATCGGTAACATCGACTACTTCGGCTGGTTGTTCACAGCAGCGTTTACCTTTGGGTTCTGGCTCATGAGTATCTGCCGGTTCGGCTTTGTGATGCAATTTCTCAAACAGGAAAAATACCCACTGCTGATTGCCATCACCATCAGCCTAATGGTATGGCTGTTCACCACCGGAACATCTGCGTTGTGGGACCCACTCAGCGAAGGTACTTTTACCCTTTCGGCCATCTGGCTGGCCTTGTTCAATCCCGACCTTGTGGTCGTCTATCCGAATGCCAAAATCCTCGGTCTCGGAGACTTTGTCGTCAATATTGCCGCCGCCTGCTCCGGTTATGAGGGTATCGGCCTGATCACCGCCTTCACCGGCATCTATCTTTATCTGCATAAAGGTGAATTCCGTTACCCACACAGCCTGCTGCTGTTCCCGCTGGGTATTACCGTTATATGGCTGCTAAACAGTGTCCGTATCGCACTGTTGGTCTGGGTGGGATACTACTGGTCAAAAGACATCGCCGTAGGTGGATTTCATTCTCAGGCCGGCTGGATCATGTTTATTCTGACCTCCTTGTTGCTGCTGTGGGTGGCCGGCTCCATCCGTTATTTTCGTTATCCGACAGCCAGAGCGGTTAAGACCGTCAGCACCGACAACGTCCCGGTTGCGACACTGATGCCCATGATCGTACTGCTGGCGGTCTCAATTCTGACCAGTGCATTTATTTCCGATTTCGACTGGCTTTACCCGCTGCGGGTCATTGCCGTGGTCATTGTGCTTGTCAAGTACTGGTCCAGACTGAGTCTGCTTCCTTATCGTCCCGGTTGGGAACCGCTGGCAGCAGGAATACTGGTGGCCATACTCTGGGTACTGCTGGTACCACAGAACCCGGAATACAACAACACCTTCCAAACCGCCCTGGACAACAGTTCCAATGGTATCGCCTGGGGTTGGTTATTGATTCGTTTTCTGGGCGCAGCAGTGACCGTCCCCATCGCCGAAGAACTGGCTTTCAGAGCCTATCTGCTGTGTCGACTGTCCCGTTCAGAAGTCACACTTCGTGGCCAGATTAATATAACCTGGGTGGCCGTGGCTGTTTCATCACTGGCCTTCGGTGCATTACATGGTGCCTGGCTGGCAGGTACTTTAGCGGGTGTCATTTATGCGGTTGTCAGAATGCGCTCCGACTCCATCTCCGCTCCCATCGTGGCACACAGTCTGACTAATGCACTCTTGTTTGTAATAGCTCTGATAAGTGGTTATTGGGGGCTGATTTGA